Below is a genomic region from Microbacterium sp. LWO12-1.2.
CGATTCGATTCGAGGATCTCATGAGCGATGCGGGTCAATCCCCGCGAGATATCGGCTTCTTGCAGCACAGTGCGCGTGCTCATCTGCCGCTCCCTTCTCCGCCTCACAGGACGGTGTTAAAGGTTGCTTGTGAGTCGAGTCTATCGGAGACGCTCAGACTCCGACGACGTCAGTCCGTGCCGGTCAGCTCGCCGTCTCCACCAGCTCGTCGGCGACGTTCTCCGCCTTGGTCGCGCGGATCGGGTGACCGCTCGTCGACAGGCAGCTTCCCGTCTTCAGGTCCCATTTCCAGTCATGCATGCTGCAGGTGAGCACGCCATCCTCATCGACCTTGCCGGTCTTCGTGAGGTCGGCGCGCAGATGCGGGCAACGGCGCTGCACGACCCAGTCGCCGATCACGGCGTCCTCGTTCTGGTCGGTCTGCTCCTGGTACCAGTTCTCGACATACTCGATCCGGTCCACCGACAGGCACTTGAGGAACGTGGTGAGGAACTCGTTGAACTTGCCGCTGCGACCCACCTGGAACTGCATCGACAGGAAGATCGAGTTCGACCAGTCGATCTCATGGTCCTGGATGTTGGTCGACACGAGATCAGCGGGGATCGTGTACCAGTACACGCACTCCTCCCCTGCGTACTCGCGCACCTTGGCGCGGGGGAAATCGACGACCATGTCGAGCTCGCCGATGCGGAACCGCACGTTGCCGCCGACGCCGAGGCGGATGGTGCGCGACTTCTTCAGCAGGGGCTCCCACCACTCCTTGATCGCCGCGAGCATCTCGTCCGGAGGGATGATTTCGGCGCGCGACGCCTCCTCATCGAGGATCTCCTGCTGACGGCTGGCTCGCTGCTCCTCGAGATAGTCCCACTTCTCGTCGAAGATGTGCGTGAGCTCGGCCTCGCTGTAGAGCGTCTGCTCCGTCGTCACCTCGCCACCGTCGACCGTGACGAGCGTGCCCGGCACGAACAGATGACCGTCGTACTGCGGAGACAGCTCCTTCATGTGCGCGAGGAACTGCTTCTGATCCGTGAAGATCGACTCGCCGTTCTTGCCCAGTCCGTTGAAGTCGAACAGGTCGTCACGCAGGAACATGGGCGGCCCGGCCATCGGGAACACATGTGGTGCGTCGACCTTGTCGATGTAGTACATCGCACGCTTGTTCTGCGAGTCGCGCTTGAGCTGCGCGAAGTTCTGCTTCGCCTCCAGCGGCAAGTCGTAGACCATGGGCCACCAGATCGCGCCGGACACCTGCGTGAAGTAGGCATCGGGCTTGCCGAAGTGGAGCAGCGAGTCGAGGTCGAGCGGATGCGAGTCGTTCTGGTTCAGCATCGAACCGGTACCGTCATCGACGCTCAGCGAGGAGTCCCCGATGGGCCCGTCACTGGGTGCACGCAGCGGGGTGATCATGATCTTGAGCGCGCCGCGCTGGATGATCTCGCCGGCGGGGGCGTACGTGATGTTCGAGAACCCGAGTGCACGGATGTCGCGCTCGAGGTCGTCAATCGGGTACTCCGGAAGCAGGACCTCGATGTCCTTGGAGATGTAGCGCTCGAGGAGCTTCGGGTCGAAGTGATCGCGGTGACGATGCGAGATGTAGAGGAAATCAGCCTCACGCCCGAAGCGCTCCCAATCGAGGCCCCGGTTGTCGGGGAACGGGAACCAGGAGCCGAAGAAGGACGGACCGAGCACGGGGTCGCAGATGATGTTGCCGCCGACCGTCTCGATGAACATCCCGGCGTGACCGAGTCCCGTGATCCGCATTGCGCTCCTCCTGTGCATCCCGGGCACCCGATCCGGATGCCTCGTATGGACGCGCTCGATTCTACCGGCGGCATGCTGGACGAGCCGTCTGACCGGCCGTGAGAAAACCGCTCAGTCGTCGAACAGCCCGCGGATGTCGTCGGCCGTGAGCGACTGAGCGAACAGCGCCTCGTCGTCCATGACGGCGGTGAACAGGCGTGCCTTGCGCTGTTGCAGCTCGCGGACCTTCTCCTCGATCGTCCCGGCGGAGATCATGCGATACACGAAGACCTGACCGGTCTGGCCGATGCGATGCGTGCGGTCTATCGCCTGCGCCTCGGCGGCAGGGTTCCACCACGGGTCGAGCAGGAACACATAGTCCGCCTCGGTGAGAGTGAGCCCGAAGCCACCGGCCTTCAGGCTGATCAGGAACACCGGCTGCTCCCCTGCTCTGAAGCCCTCCACGACGTCCTGTCGACGGCGCGTCGACCCGTCGAGGTGGGCGTACGGAATGCCCGCCTCCTCGAGCCGCGCGGCCGCGAGGTCGAGGAACGACGTGAACTGGCTGAACACCAGCGCACGGTGCCCTTCGGCCTGCAGCTCCGCCACGCGCTCGAGGAGCGTGTCGAGCTTGCTGGAGCCGATGTCGGCGTCGTTCTCGTCGACGAGTCCCGGTGCGAGGCTCAGCATGCGCAGCAGGGTCAGAGAACGGAAGACGATGAAACGGTTGCGGTCGAGGTCGTCCAGGAGGCCCAGGACCTTCTGCCGCTCCCGCTGCAGCACCACGTCGTAGAGGGACCTATGGGCCGCGCTCAGTTCGACCTCGAGCACCTGCTCCTGCTTCGGCGGCAGATCCGGAGCGACGAGTTCCTTCGTGCGGCGCAGCATCAGCGGTCGGATGCGGCGACGCAACTGCGCGAGCCGGCGCTGGCGGTACTCCCCGCCCTCTTCGTTCTCGGGGACCTTGCCCTTCTCGATCGGCTGGATGTAGCGATCGCGGAACTTCCGAGCGGACGGGAAGAGGCCAGGAGCCGCGAGCTTCAGCAACGACCACAGATCCGAGAGGCTGTTCTCCATCGGTGTTCCTGTCACGGCGTACGTGACGTCGGCGTGGAATGTCGAGATCGCCCGATGCAGCTTGGTCTTCGGGTTCTTGACGAACTGGGCCTCGTCCAGGATGAGCCCGGCCCATTCGACCGCGCCGAACTCCTTCTCGTCGAGCCGCGCGACCGTGTACGAACTCACGATGACGTCGGCGCCAGCGGCAGCATCAGCCAGGGTTCCGCGACGCGTTCCGCTGGTGCTCTCCACGATGGTCACCCGGAGCTCTGGCGTGAATCGCGCTGCCTCCGTCCTCCAGGTGCTGAGCACCGAGGTCGGCGCGAGCACGAGGAACGGGCGCCGCTCCCCCTGGTCGCGCGTGTGCTGCACGAAGGTCAGCAGCTGGAGCGTCTTGCCGAGCCCCATGTCGTCGGCCAGAATGCCGCCGAGCCGGTGTCGCCACAGGAAGGCGAGCCAGTCGAATCCGGACTTCTGATACGGACGCAGCTCAGCGCGAAGCCCCGAGGGCACAGGAGTCGACGGCACACCGGTCGCCTGGCGCAGGCCCTCTGCGGTGGAGCGCCAGCTCACGGCGGGCTGCGCTTCATCCG
It encodes:
- a CDS encoding Rieske 2Fe-2S domain-containing protein, which gives rise to MRITGLGHAGMFIETVGGNIICDPVLGPSFFGSWFPFPDNRGLDWERFGREADFLYISHRHRDHFDPKLLERYISKDIEVLLPEYPIDDLERDIRALGFSNITYAPAGEIIQRGALKIMITPLRAPSDGPIGDSSLSVDDGTGSMLNQNDSHPLDLDSLLHFGKPDAYFTQVSGAIWWPMVYDLPLEAKQNFAQLKRDSQNKRAMYYIDKVDAPHVFPMAGPPMFLRDDLFDFNGLGKNGESIFTDQKQFLAHMKELSPQYDGHLFVPGTLVTVDGGEVTTEQTLYSEAELTHIFDEKWDYLEEQRASRQQEILDEEASRAEIIPPDEMLAAIKEWWEPLLKKSRTIRLGVGGNVRFRIGELDMVVDFPRAKVREYAGEECVYWYTIPADLVSTNIQDHEIDWSNSIFLSMQFQVGRSGKFNEFLTTFLKCLSVDRIEYVENWYQEQTDQNEDAVIGDWVVQRRCPHLRADLTKTGKVDEDGVLTCSMHDWKWDLKTGSCLSTSGHPIRATKAENVADELVETAS